The following coding sequences are from one Bos mutus isolate GX-2022 unplaced genomic scaffold, NWIPB_WYAK_1.1 CTG215, whole genome shotgun sequence window:
- the VAT1 gene encoding synaptic vesicle membrane protein VAT-1 homolog: MSAEREVAEAATVVAAAEAGAGEDASSQPPKAEAASDAQPSAASEGPAAPSPPPPLLRCLVLTGFGGYDKVKLQTRPAAPPAPGTGQLTLRVKACGLNFADLMARQGLYDRLPQLPVTPGMEGAGVVIAVGEGVNDRKIGDRVMVLIRSGMWQEEVTVPSAQTFLMPEAMTFEEAAALLVNYITAYMVLFDFGNLRPGHSVLVHMAAGGVGMAALQLCRTVENVTVFGTASASKHEVLKENGVTHPIDYHTTDYVDEIKKISPKGVDIVMDPLGGSDTAKGYNLLKPMGKVVTYGMANLLTGPKRNLMALARTWWNQFSVTALQLLPANRAVCGFHLGYLEGEVELVSGVVTRLLALYNQGHIKPRIDSVWPFEKVADAMRQMQEKKNVGKVLLVPGPEKEN; encoded by the exons ATGTCCGCCGAGAGAGAGGTAGCCGAGGCGGCCACCGTGGTGGCGGCGGCCGAGGCAGGGGCTGGAGAAGATGCCTCTTCGCAGCCCCCGAAGGCGGAGGCAGCCAGCGACGCTCAGCCGTCTGCGGCCTCCGAGGGGCCCGCCGCCccttcgccgccgccgccgctgctgcgcTGTTTGGTGCTCACGGGCTTCGGCGGCTACGACAAGGTGAAGCTGCAGACCCGGCCGGCCGCGCCCCCAGCCCCGGGGACCGGCCAGCTGACGCTGCGCGTCAAGGCCTGCGGGCTCAACTTCGCTGACCTTATGGCCCGGCAGGGGCTGTACGATCGGCTCCCGCAGCTGCCCGTCACTCCCGGCATGGAGGGCGCGGGCGTGGTGATAGCTGTGGGCGAGGGCGTAAACGACCGCAAG ATAGGGGACCGAGTGATGGTGTTGATCCGGTCAGGCATGTGGCAGGAGGAGGTGACTGTGCCTTCGGCCCAGACATTCCTGATGCCTGAGGCCATGACTTTTGAAGAAGCTGCTGCCTTGCTGGTCAATTATATCACAGCCTACATGGTCCTCTTCGACTTTGGCAACCTACGGCCTGGCCACAGCGTCTTGGTACACATGGCTGCAG GGGGTGTGGGTATGGCTGCCTTGCAGCTGTGCCGAACAGTGGAGAATGTGACCGTGTTCGGAACAGCCTCAGCCAGCAAGCATGAGGTGCTGAAGGAGAACGGAGTCACACACCCCATCGATTACCACACGACTGACTACGTGGATGAGATCAAGAAGATCTCCCCCAAAG GTGTGGACATTGTCATGGACCCTCTGGGTGGGTCAGATACTGCCAAGGGCTACAACCTCCTCAAACCCATGGGCAAAGTAGTCACTTATG GAATGGCCAACTTGCTGACGGGCCCCAAGCGGAACCTGATGGCCCTGGCTCGCACATGGTGGAATCAGTTCAGCGTGACTGCTCTGCAGCTGCTGCCAGCCAACCGAGCCGTGTGTGGCTTCCACCTGGGCTACCTGGAGGGCGAGGTGGAGCTGGTCAGCGGTGTGGTGACCCGCCTCCTTGCTCTGTACAACCAGGGCCACATCAAGCCCCGTATTGACTCCGTGTGGCCCTTTGAGAAG GTGGCGGATGCCATGAGGCAGATGCAGGAGAAGAAAAACGTGGGCAAAGTCCTCCTGGTGCCTGGGCCGGAGAAGGAGAACTAG
- the IFI35 gene encoding interferon-induced 35 kDa protein isoform X2, giving the protein MGETKAPQSASKILVPMDSADVCPALKVHLLPTGSQTMSALQALQEEQARLKMRLQELQRNLRDCPQDKVPFPVPESPLVFRGHFEEGKAMAKSVVSHVRICYPLPGGSALVTFDDPNVAKQVLQQKEHQINVEGFRLRVQVQPLELPMLTTIQVSSQMNDQRVLVSGFPAGLKLSEEELLDKLEIFFGKTKNGGGDVEMRELLQGGVMLGFTEDRVAQHLCQMGQFVVPLGKQQSCLRVSPYMSGKIQKAEVRPQPVPQSVLVLNIPDVLDGPELQDVLEIHFQKPTRGGGEVEAVTVVPPGQRGLAVFTSKSG; this is encoded by the exons ATGGGTGAGACCAAAGCTCCTCAAAGTGCAAGCAAGATTTTAGTTCCTATGGACTCTGCTGATGTGTGCCCAGCTCTGAAGGTTCACCTCTTGCCAACCGGATCCCAGACTATGTCG GCTCTCCAGGCCCTTCAGGAGGAACAGGCCAGACTAAAGATGAGGCTGCAGGAGCTGCAGAGGAATCTCAGGGACTGCCCCCAAGACAAG GTCCCATTCCCTGTGCCCGAGTCCCCCCTGGTGTTCCGAGGACACTttgaggagggcaaggcaatGGCCAAGTCTGTGGTTTCCCATGTGCGGATTTGTTACCCTCTGCCTGGAGGCTCTGCTCTGGTGACCTTTGATGACCCCAATG TGGCCAAGCAGGTGCTGCAGCAAAAGGAGCATCAGATCAATGTGGAAGGGTTCCGGCTGAGGGTTCAAGTCCAGCCCCTGGAGCTACCCATGCTGACTACCATCCAG GTGTCCAGCCAGATGAATGACCAGAGAGTGCTGGTCAGTGGGTTTCCTGCTGGGCTCAAGTTAAGTGAGGAAGAGCTGCTGGACAAGCTGGAGATCTTCTTTGGCAAGACCAAGAATGGAGGTGGTGACGTGGAGATGAGGGAACTGCTGCAAGGGGGTGTCATGCTGGGCTTTACTGAGGACAGAG TGGCCCAGCACCTGTGCCAGATGGGCCAGTTCGTGGTGCCACTGGGTAAACAGCAGTCCTGTCTGAGAGTCTCTCCCTATATGAGCGGGAAAATCCAGAAGGCCGAG GTCAGGCCCCAGCCTGTGCCCCAGTCAGTGCTGGTGCTCAACATTCCTGATGTCCTGGATGGCCCGGAGCTACAAGACGTCCTGGAGATCCACTTCCAGAAACCCACCCGTGGAGGCGGGGAGGTGGAAGCTGTGACAGTCGTGCCCccgggacagcggggcctggcaGTCTTCACTTCGAAGTCAGGCTAG
- the IFI35 gene encoding interferon-induced 35 kDa protein isoform X1, with protein sequence MGETKAPQSASKILVPMDSADVCPALKVHLLPTGSQTMSQALQALQEEQARLKMRLQELQRNLRDCPQDKVPFPVPESPLVFRGHFEEGKAMAKSVVSHVRICYPLPGGSALVTFDDPNVAKQVLQQKEHQINVEGFRLRVQVQPLELPMLTTIQVSSQMNDQRVLVSGFPAGLKLSEEELLDKLEIFFGKTKNGGGDVEMRELLQGGVMLGFTEDRVAQHLCQMGQFVVPLGKQQSCLRVSPYMSGKIQKAEVRPQPVPQSVLVLNIPDVLDGPELQDVLEIHFQKPTRGGGEVEAVTVVPPGQRGLAVFTSKSG encoded by the exons ATGGGTGAGACCAAAGCTCCTCAAAGTGCAAGCAAGATTTTAGTTCCTATGGACTCTGCTGATGTGTGCCCAGCTCTGAAGGTTCACCTCTTGCCAACCGGATCCCAGACTATGTCG CAGGCTCTCCAGGCCCTTCAGGAGGAACAGGCCAGACTAAAGATGAGGCTGCAGGAGCTGCAGAGGAATCTCAGGGACTGCCCCCAAGACAAG GTCCCATTCCCTGTGCCCGAGTCCCCCCTGGTGTTCCGAGGACACTttgaggagggcaaggcaatGGCCAAGTCTGTGGTTTCCCATGTGCGGATTTGTTACCCTCTGCCTGGAGGCTCTGCTCTGGTGACCTTTGATGACCCCAATG TGGCCAAGCAGGTGCTGCAGCAAAAGGAGCATCAGATCAATGTGGAAGGGTTCCGGCTGAGGGTTCAAGTCCAGCCCCTGGAGCTACCCATGCTGACTACCATCCAG GTGTCCAGCCAGATGAATGACCAGAGAGTGCTGGTCAGTGGGTTTCCTGCTGGGCTCAAGTTAAGTGAGGAAGAGCTGCTGGACAAGCTGGAGATCTTCTTTGGCAAGACCAAGAATGGAGGTGGTGACGTGGAGATGAGGGAACTGCTGCAAGGGGGTGTCATGCTGGGCTTTACTGAGGACAGAG TGGCCCAGCACCTGTGCCAGATGGGCCAGTTCGTGGTGCCACTGGGTAAACAGCAGTCCTGTCTGAGAGTCTCTCCCTATATGAGCGGGAAAATCCAGAAGGCCGAG GTCAGGCCCCAGCCTGTGCCCCAGTCAGTGCTGGTGCTCAACATTCCTGATGTCCTGGATGGCCCGGAGCTACAAGACGTCCTGGAGATCCACTTCCAGAAACCCACCCGTGGAGGCGGGGAGGTGGAAGCTGTGACAGTCGTGCCCccgggacagcggggcctggcaGTCTTCACTTCGAAGTCAGGCTAG
- the RND2 gene encoding rho-related GTP-binding protein RhoN isoform X1, with product MEGQSGRCKIVVVGDAECGKTALLQVFAKDAYPGSYVPTVFENYTASFEIDKRRIELNMWDTSGSSYYDNVRPLAYPDSDAVLICFDISRPETLDSVLKKWQGETQEFCPNAKVVLVGCKLDMRTDLATLRELSKQRLIPVTHEQGTVLAKQVGAVSYVECSSRSSERSVRDVFHVATVASLGRGHRQLRRTDSRRGLQRSAQLAGRPDLGNGNGNGNEGEIHKDRAKSCNLM from the exons ATGGAGGGGCAGAGCGGCCGCTGCAAGATCGTGGTGGTGGGGGACGCGGAGTGCGGCAAGACGGCGCTGCTGCAGGTGTTCGCCAAGGACGCCTACCCCGGG AGTTATGTCCCCACCGTGTTTGAGAACTACACCGCGAGCTTTGAGATCGACAAGCGCCGCATTGAGCTCAACATGTGGGACACTTCAG GTTCCTCTTACTATGATAACGTCCGGCCTCTGGCCTATCCTGACTCGGATGCTGTGCTCATCTGCTTCGACATTAGCCGACCGGAAACACTGGACAGTGTCCTTAAGAAG TGGCAAGGGGAGACTCAAGAGTTTTGCCCCAATGCCAAGGTTGTGCTGGTTGGCTGTAAACTGGACATGCGGACTGACTTGGCCACACTGAGGGAGCTGTCAAAGCAGAGGCTTATCCCTGTTACGCATGAGCAG GGCACCGTGCTGGCCAAGCAGGTGGGAGCTGTGTCCTATGTAGAGTGCTCTTCCCGGTCCTCTGAGCGCAGCGTCAGAGATGTCTTCCACGTGGCCACCGTGGCCTCCCTCGGCCGTGGCCACAGGCAGCTGCGCCGTACTGACTCACGCCGGGGACTACAGCGATCTGCTCAGCTGGCAGGACGGCCAGACCTGGGGAATGGGAATGGGAACGGAAACGAGGGCGAGATACACAAGGATAGAGCCAAGAGCTGCAACCTCATGTGA
- the RND2 gene encoding rho-related GTP-binding protein RhoN isoform X2: MEGQSGRCKIVVVGDAECGKTALLQVFAKDAYPGSYVPTVFENYTASFEIDKRRIELNMWDTSGSSYYDNVRPLAYPDSDAVLICFDISRPETLDSVLKKGTVLAKQVGAVSYVECSSRSSERSVRDVFHVATVASLGRGHRQLRRTDSRRGLQRSAQLAGRPDLGNGNGNGNEGEIHKDRAKSCNLM; the protein is encoded by the exons ATGGAGGGGCAGAGCGGCCGCTGCAAGATCGTGGTGGTGGGGGACGCGGAGTGCGGCAAGACGGCGCTGCTGCAGGTGTTCGCCAAGGACGCCTACCCCGGG AGTTATGTCCCCACCGTGTTTGAGAACTACACCGCGAGCTTTGAGATCGACAAGCGCCGCATTGAGCTCAACATGTGGGACACTTCAG GTTCCTCTTACTATGATAACGTCCGGCCTCTGGCCTATCCTGACTCGGATGCTGTGCTCATCTGCTTCGACATTAGCCGACCGGAAACACTGGACAGTGTCCTTAAGAAG GGCACCGTGCTGGCCAAGCAGGTGGGAGCTGTGTCCTATGTAGAGTGCTCTTCCCGGTCCTCTGAGCGCAGCGTCAGAGATGTCTTCCACGTGGCCACCGTGGCCTCCCTCGGCCGTGGCCACAGGCAGCTGCGCCGTACTGACTCACGCCGGGGACTACAGCGATCTGCTCAGCTGGCAGGACGGCCAGACCTGGGGAATGGGAATGGGAACGGAAACGAGGGCGAGATACACAAGGATAGAGCCAAGAGCTGCAACCTCATGTGA